AAACCGTTTGAAGTTGGAAGCATGAGTAGTCACGATGTTCATTTAGGTCATATCAAAAGACATCCTGACGGTTATGCTTTTTTTATCCCTAAAAATGCAGAAGCACTTGATGTCTTTATTTCCCCAGAAGATTTAAAAGGGGCGATGTCCAACGATCTTGTCGAGATCAAAATTTTAGGATCGGCCACTTCAAAACGTTTGCGTGGGCGAGTAGAAAAGATTGTAGAACGCCATTTTGATCGAGTAGTCGGTCGCTTAGACCCTCAAGGCAGTCATTATATTTTAAAAGATAAATCCTACGCATGGGGAGAAGACCTCTTTATCCCCGTGGCTGATATCAATGGCGCTAAAAAAGGAGAATTGGTTCTCGCCGAGATCACCTCCTACCCTGATGAAAGAAAAGGTTTTGTAGGCAAAGTCATCTCTGTCATTGGGAAACCCTCGGACCCTGCTGTAGATGTGAAGAGAGTGATTGCCGAATCGGGTGCGCCGATGGAGTTTAGCGAAAAAGCTCTGAAAGAAGTGGAAAAGTACGGAACAACAGTTTCTGCTGACGAGATCGCAAGACGTAAAGATATTCGCAAACTTCCTTTAGTGACTATTGATGGGGTCACCGCTAAAGACTTTGATGATGCTGTGTTTGTAGAAAAAAAAGGAAAAGGGTACCGACTGGTCGTTGCGATTGCGGATGTCAGTTATTATGTGCGCCCTGGTATGGCTGTGAATGCAGAGGCTTATGAACGTGGAACCAGTATCTATATGCCCAACTATGTGGTGCCGATGCTGCCTGAAGGTCTTTCTAATGAATTGTGCTCTTTAAAGCCTGATGTGGATCGTTTATGTGTAGTCGCAGACATGATGATTTCAAGCTCTGGAGAGTTTGAGAGCTATGAATTTTATGAAGCAGTGATGAAGAGTCATGGTCGACTCACTTATGGACAGGTGCAACAGGTTCTGGATGGCACGTATGTAGAAAGCGTGGAACGCCACAGAGATCTTTTGTTTACAGCCCAAGAGTTAGCCTTAATATTGATGAACAAACGTTTTGCCGATGGCTCCCTAGATTTAGACATTCCCGAAGTTCTTGTAGAGGTGGACGAGCAGGGCAATGCGGTAGACATTCAGCTTTCTGAGCGGATTTTTGCCCATCGTTTGATTGAAGAGTTTATGCTTAAGGCTAATATTTCTATTGCTAAATTTATTGACTCTAAAAAACGACCGCAAATCTATCGTGTGCATGAAGACCCTGATATGTTGTCTTTGGATTTATTTATGCGCTTTTACGATCAGATCATTGGCGACAGCGGATCTGGCTATATGGACCCGCGAGAAATTTGTAATGCACTGTCTACTTTAGAAGGTAAAGAGAAAAATATTTTACAAAGTCTTTTTTTAAGATCCATGAAACAAGCTCGCTATAGTGTGGACCAGTTAGGACACTTTGGGTTGGGTTTTTCTCATTATGCGCATTTCACATCCCCTATTCGTCGTTACCCAGATTTGATGACCCATAGAATCTTAAAGAGCATCATCGTGGGTGCTCCTTATGAGGGTTATCCCGAAGACGAAGTGGATGAGATGGCTTTGTTCTTAAGTCAATGTGAACAAAGAGCAGTGAAGGCAGAACGTAAAGTCAAATCCATTAAAAAGGCTCGTTTTGCTGAGTCCTTACTCTCTGAAGAGTTCATGGGTTCTGTTACCTCTGTGGTGCGCTTTGGACTATTTGTGACCTTGGATCAATATCCTCTTGAGGGTTTGGTTCGCATTGCAGATTTGGGTAGCGAGATGTTTATCTTTGATGAAGACAACTTACTTCTAGTAGGTAAACATTCTGGAAAGCAATTCAAACTTGGTGATCGAGTGAAAGTTCGTATCGCACAAGTGGACATCGAAGACGGATTTATTGATCTAGAACTTCTGGAACATCTGGGAAAGAAACAGGATTTAGAGCAGGTTTCTCCATGGTCAGCCAAAAATCGGTTTTTACAAAAACGACAAAAGCGCGAAGAAAGAAAACAGGCCAAACAAAATCCAAGTTCTAAGTCCTCTAAAAATCGAGATAAGAATTATTCCGATAAAAACTATTCGGACAAAAACAAATCTGGCCACGATAAGCCTAAAGGTTCCTCTGGGGGGAAGATTAAAGCTAGCGACTTGT
This region of Pseudobdellovibrionaceae bacterium genomic DNA includes:
- the rnr gene encoding ribonuclease R, encoding MSSHDVHLGHIKRHPDGYAFFIPKNAEALDVFISPEDLKGAMSNDLVEIKILGSATSKRLRGRVEKIVERHFDRVVGRLDPQGSHYILKDKSYAWGEDLFIPVADINGAKKGELVLAEITSYPDERKGFVGKVISVIGKPSDPAVDVKRVIAESGAPMEFSEKALKEVEKYGTTVSADEIARRKDIRKLPLVTIDGVTAKDFDDAVFVEKKGKGYRLVVAIADVSYYVRPGMAVNAEAYERGTSIYMPNYVVPMLPEGLSNELCSLKPDVDRLCVVADMMISSSGEFESYEFYEAVMKSHGRLTYGQVQQVLDGTYVESVERHRDLLFTAQELALILMNKRFADGSLDLDIPEVLVEVDEQGNAVDIQLSERIFAHRLIEEFMLKANISIAKFIDSKKRPQIYRVHEDPDMLSLDLFMRFYDQIIGDSGSGYMDPREICNALSTLEGKEKNILQSLFLRSMKQARYSVDQLGHFGLGFSHYAHFTSPIRRYPDLMTHRILKSIIVGAPYEGYPEDEVDEMALFLSQCEQRAVKAERKVKSIKKARFAESLLSEEFMGSVTSVVRFGLFVTLDQYPLEGLVRIADLGSEMFIFDEDNLLLVGKHSGKQFKLGDRVKVRIAQVDIEDGFIDLELLEHLGKKQDLEQVSPWSAKNRFLQKRQKREERKQAKQNPSSKSSKNRDKNYSDKNYSDKNKSGHDKPKGSSGGKIKASDLFSSSHRSRVLGFGKNSNKNGKK